From the Ctenopharyngodon idella isolate HZGC_01 chromosome 3, HZGC01, whole genome shotgun sequence genome, one window contains:
- the LOC127510134 gene encoding zinc finger protein 235-like yields the protein MEESEESEELSEVEEEHHVKPGEKPLSRSKTKNTFIKKRRAKKSTTCTQCGKSLSTKQSLDVHMRVHTGEKPFTCDQCGKSFTRKDSLEIHMRIHIGEKPHTCDQCGKSFTHKHSLNVHMRVHTGEKPFTCDQCGKDFTQKTHLNIHMRVHTGEKPFTCDQCGKSFTQKTNLNFHMRIHTGEKLLYACDQCGKSFTRPSHLKEHMRIHTGVRPFTCDQCGKTFHGASNLKTHLRVHMKEKPHSCSVCGKSFSLLSYLHKHQKIHTGVREYMCFECEKMFTTANHLKLHQRIHTGEKPYKCSHCDKRFCDSSYLKTHERIHTGEKPYKCSYCDKRFSRSTHLKTHERIHTGENLYKCSQCDKRFSQPANLKTHERIHTGEKPYKCSYCDKRFSRSTNLKTHERIHTGEKPHTCDQCGKSFTVKSHLKMHIKIHAVEKLLDPCGKSQFDVHSHHEVP from the exons ATGGAAGAGAGCGAGGAGAGTGAAGAACTGAGTGAAGTGGAGGAGGAACATCATGTCAaacctggagaaaaacctttgaGTCGCTCaaagactaaaaatacatttataaagaaaagaaGAGCCAAGAAATCTACAACCTGCactcaatgtggaaagagtttatCAACCaaacaaagtcttgatgttcacatgagagttcataccggagagaagccgttcacatgtgatcagtgtggaaagagcttcacAAGGAAAGATAGTCTTGAGATTCACATGAGAATCCACATTGGCGAGAAGCCGCAcacgtgtgatcagtgtggaaagagtttcacacacaaacacagccttaatgttcacatgagagttcacacgggagagaagccattcacatgtgatcagtgtgggaaagatttcacacaaaaaactCACCTTAAT attcacatgagagttcatactggagagaagccgttcacatgtgatcagtgtgggaagagcttcacACAAAAAACTAACCTTAATTTTCACATGAGGATACACACCGGAGAAAAGCTTCTGTACGcttgtgatcagtgtggaaagagtttcacacgaCCATCACACCTTAAAGAacacatgaggatccacaccgGAGTGAgaccgttcacatgtgatcagtgtggcaAAACATTTCATGGGGCATCAAACCTAAAGACACACCTGAGAGTTCATATGAAGGAGAAGCCAcattcatgttctgtgtgtggaaagagtttttcactgctgtcatatttacataaacatcagaaAATACACACTGGTGTGAGAGAGTACATGTGCTTTGAGTGTGAGAAGATGTTTACTACAGCAAACCATTTAAAACTGCAccagagaattcacactggagaaaaaccttacaagtgttcacactgtgacaagagattctgTGATTCATCatatctgaaaacacatgagaggatccacactggagaaaaaccttacaagtgttcatactgtgacaagagattcagtcggTCAACacatctgaaaacacatgagaggatccacactggagaaaacCTTTACAAGTGTTCACAATGTGACAAAAGATTTAGTCAGCCAGcaaatctgaaaacacatgagaggattCACACCGGAGAAAAACCTTATAAGTGTTCATACTGCGATAAGAGATTCAGTCGGTCAAcaaatctgaaaacacatgagaggatccacactggagagaagccgcacacgtgtgatcagtgtggaaagagtttcactgtTAAAAGTCACTTGAAGATGCACATAAAGATCCATGCAGTGGAGAAACTCCTCGATCCATGCGGGAAGAG